A single genomic interval of Dromiciops gliroides isolate mDroGli1 chromosome 1, mDroGli1.pri, whole genome shotgun sequence harbors:
- the LOC122735621 gene encoding 60S ribosomal protein L30-like, translated as MVAAKKTKKSLETINSRLQLVMKSGKYVLGYKQTLKMIRQGKAKLVILANNCPALRKSKIEYYAMLAKTGVHHYNGNNIELGTACGKYYRVCILAIIDPGDSDIIRSMPEQTSEK; from the coding sequence ATGGTGGCCGCAAAGAAGACGAAAAAGTCTCTGGAGACCATCAACTCGAGGCTCCAGCTGGTGATGAAAAGCGGCAAATACGTGCTAGGCTACAAACAGACCCTGAAAATGATCAGACAAggcaaagccaaattggtcatctTGGCCAACAACTGCCCAGCCTTGAGGAAATCAAAGATTGAATATTACGCTATGTTGGCCAAAACTGGCGTACATCACTACAATGGCAACAACATTGAATTGGGTACAGCATGTGGGAAGTACTACAGAGTTTGTATACTGGCTATCATTGATCCAGGTGATTCTGATATCATTAGAAGCATGCCAGAACAGACCAGTGAAAAGTAA